From Saprospiraceae bacterium, one genomic window encodes:
- the lnt gene encoding apolipoprotein N-acyltransferase codes for MKNKLKLIIVIALVFVFSLVAWRMSILPLWGVLPLLFFLSAWMLIVLAFESQFKTVPEFWKRLLFTSTGAILLSLAFPPYSLTPFALFALLPLFHLMDEALLKKKSSWFLIFHFFVLWNILTTWWVANAALMPGIVAIWLNSMLMLIPVWCGLQTKKYLPGLGFWPFLFYWIAFEQIHHQWEISWPWLTIGNAWSGFVSWVQWYEFTGTFGGTAWTILINLLIHQFGGRPIYSGEHSIHTIWRTHKIKGSAILLAILAPVCFSWVILFRTAEPEKEVEIAVVQANFEPHYEKFEIGESVQFHRFDSLSRTVIRPSTQYLVFPETSFGEAGAVLRSNHLKGDPRIQYWKNFLDSFPDLALVTGITSIRELSDSETPGRASRKFIQTASEKYYEVENAAIQIKANSDSIPLYRKSRLVPGAEIFPYREWLPFLKPIVDKLGGSLEGLATQENREVFINGNHIIAPVICYESIYGDYMRGYLKNGAQAIFVMTNDGWWDDTPGYIQHREFSKLRAIELRRPVIRSANSGSSCFINVKGEISQATAYDIPIAIRETVGFTDRTSFFAKYGDLIGYGSRFISLAIMLTIIALAGYQKLMAKSKDFMKIN; via the coding sequence ATGAAAAACAAGCTTAAATTAATTATTGTCATAGCCTTGGTTTTTGTATTTTCATTGGTGGCATGGAGGATGTCCATCCTACCCCTATGGGGAGTACTACCTTTGTTGTTTTTTCTGAGTGCTTGGATGCTCATTGTTCTTGCATTTGAGAGCCAGTTTAAGACTGTTCCGGAATTTTGGAAAAGACTACTTTTCACAAGTACAGGAGCCATATTATTGAGCTTGGCTTTTCCTCCTTATTCGCTTACACCATTCGCGTTATTTGCGTTGTTGCCTTTGTTCCATTTGATGGATGAAGCTCTACTCAAAAAAAAATCAAGTTGGTTTTTGATTTTTCATTTTTTCGTATTGTGGAATATTCTTACCACCTGGTGGGTGGCCAACGCAGCCCTAATGCCCGGTATCGTAGCCATTTGGCTTAATTCAATGTTGATGCTTATTCCTGTATGGTGTGGCTTACAAACAAAAAAATATCTGCCAGGACTTGGGTTTTGGCCTTTTCTCTTTTATTGGATTGCGTTTGAGCAAATCCACCATCAATGGGAAATTTCCTGGCCCTGGCTAACCATTGGAAACGCCTGGTCCGGCTTCGTTTCATGGGTCCAATGGTACGAGTTTACCGGAACTTTTGGCGGTACGGCATGGACCATTCTCATAAATCTTCTCATTCACCAATTTGGAGGGAGGCCGATATACTCCGGAGAGCATTCTATTCACACGATATGGAGGACCCATAAAATAAAAGGCTCAGCGATTTTGTTGGCTATCCTCGCCCCGGTTTGCTTTTCATGGGTCATTTTATTCCGTACTGCTGAGCCAGAAAAAGAAGTGGAAATTGCGGTGGTCCAAGCCAATTTTGAACCACATTATGAAAAGTTCGAGATTGGTGAATCTGTTCAATTTCATCGATTTGATTCTCTTTCCAGGACGGTGATTCGCCCCAGTACCCAATACCTTGTTTTTCCAGAGACGAGTTTTGGTGAAGCCGGCGCAGTGCTGCGCAGCAACCACCTGAAGGGTGATCCCAGAATTCAGTATTGGAAGAATTTTCTGGATTCATTCCCAGATCTGGCCCTTGTAACTGGTATCACGAGTATACGCGAACTATCGGATTCTGAAACACCTGGGCGGGCCAGCAGAAAATTCATACAAACGGCTTCTGAAAAATATTATGAAGTTGAAAATGCGGCCATACAGATTAAAGCAAACTCAGACAGCATTCCTCTTTACAGAAAAAGCAGATTGGTACCTGGTGCCGAAATATTCCCTTATCGCGAATGGTTGCCTTTTTTAAAACCGATCGTGGACAAGCTTGGAGGTTCCTTGGAGGGTTTGGCTACTCAGGAAAACAGAGAAGTTTTTATCAATGGAAATCATATCATTGCCCCGGTGATCTGCTACGAATCCATTTATGGAGATTACATGCGTGGGTACCTGAAAAATGGAGCCCAGGCCATTTTTGTGATGACGAATGATGGTTGGTGGGACGATACACCTGGTTATATTCAGCACAGGGAATTTTCCAAATTAAGAGCCATCGAATTAAGGAGGCCAGTCATCCGGTCTGCCAATTCAGGAAGCTCTTGTTTTATTAATGTAAAAGGCGAAATTAGTCAAGCCACTGCCTATGACATTCCTATTGCGATTCGCGAGACTGTTGGTTTTACCGACAGGACTAGTTTTTTTGCAAAGTACGGAGACCTGATTGGTTATGGAAGCAGGTTTATCTCGTTGGCGATTATGTTGACAATAATAGCGTTGGCTGGATATCAAAAACTGATGGCCAAAAGCAAGGATTTTATGAAAATCAATTAA
- a CDS encoding MerR family transcriptional regulator, which produces MAIYSITDLEKLTGIKAHTIRIWEKRFNIVQPKRTQTNIRYYDDFDLKKITNVALLNHKGYKISSISSMQEYQIEDLVAQMTDVAFFNADSLDALSLSIIQLDHDKFLHIINRHIDQEGFDQTFDQLLMPLLDKLNDLWLAGSIRKVHEEFAMQSIKRRIIHQIIQLEGQAKEKEGRFIVSMQGQENQHLSRFFVEYLLARNGIASLYMSNDSDLKDLLEAAQTFKAKYMLSFINEESTMPAIQELALAIRQMEQPIQLILIGYLAGEVCQQFPEVVCIQDYGHLKKLIAAI; this is translated from the coding sequence TTGGCCATTTACTCCATAACAGATCTAGAGAAACTGACCGGTATAAAGGCCCATACCATCCGTATCTGGGAAAAGCGATTTAACATTGTACAACCGAAGCGCACACAGACCAATATTCGCTATTACGACGATTTCGATTTAAAGAAAATCACCAATGTGGCCTTGCTCAACCACAAAGGATATAAAATCTCTTCCATCAGCAGCATGCAGGAATACCAGATTGAAGATCTTGTCGCGCAAATGACAGATGTTGCTTTTTTCAATGCAGATTCCCTGGATGCACTGTCGCTCAGTATTATTCAATTGGACCATGACAAGTTTTTACACATCATCAACAGACATATAGACCAGGAAGGCTTTGATCAAACTTTTGATCAGTTGTTGATGCCCTTGCTCGACAAACTGAACGATCTTTGGTTGGCCGGATCGATTCGCAAAGTGCATGAAGAATTCGCCATGCAATCGATTAAAAGAAGAATTATTCATCAGATCATCCAACTGGAAGGTCAGGCCAAAGAAAAAGAAGGCAGATTTATTGTGAGCATGCAGGGTCAGGAAAATCAGCATTTAAGCCGGTTTTTCGTCGAGTATCTTTTGGCGAGAAATGGGATTGCAAGTTTGTATATGAGCAATGATTCTGACTTAAAGGATTTGCTCGAAGCTGCTCAGACCTTCAAAGCAAAATATATGCTGAGTTTTATCAATGAGGAATCTACCATGCCGGCCATCCAAGAGTTGGCATTGGCCATTCGACAAATGGAACAGCCCATTCAACTCATTCTCATTGGTTATCTGGCCGGAGAGGTTTGTCAGCAATTTCCTGAAGTGGTCTGCATTCAAGATTATGGGCATTTGAAAAAATTAATTGCTGCTATCTGA
- the bshA gene encoding N-acetyl-alpha-D-glucosaminyl L-malate synthase BshA produces the protein MNYPPLNIGIVCYPTYGGSGVVATELGIALANEGHQVHFISYKRPARLGPYQSNVFYHEVSPMEYPLFDFKPYDTALTSKIVDVALYQKLDILHVHYAIPHAIIGFLAREILRSKGKKLPIVTTLHGTDITLVGIDGAFFPVVEFSINQSDRVTAVSDYLKNKTIEAFGIERQIDVIPNFVDLSRFKPSTDSFLKRQFTCEGEKLICHISNFRKVKRIEDIVRCFYKVQKTLPAKLMLVGDGPERSRLEDLVRELDIGPKVFFLGRQDAVEDILAISDLFMLTSDHESFGLSALEAMACGVPVISSDAGGLKEVNIHGYSGYSYPIGDVENMCMGAVDILSDAEKHKEFKSNALQRASDFEISKILPMYESLYQDAIR, from the coding sequence ATGAATTATCCGCCACTCAACATTGGAATTGTCTGTTATCCCACCTATGGAGGCAGCGGTGTGGTGGCGACTGAGCTGGGAATTGCTCTTGCCAATGAAGGGCACCAGGTTCATTTTATCAGTTACAAGCGCCCTGCCAGGTTGGGCCCATATCAATCCAATGTTTTTTATCATGAGGTTTCTCCAATGGAATACCCTCTTTTTGATTTTAAACCCTATGACACCGCCCTGACCAGCAAGATCGTGGATGTAGCCTTATACCAGAAGCTGGATATTTTACACGTACACTACGCCATTCCTCACGCGATCATTGGATTTCTGGCGAGAGAGATCCTGCGTTCGAAAGGAAAAAAATTGCCCATTGTCACCACCCTGCATGGAACTGACATTACACTGGTGGGGATCGATGGCGCTTTTTTTCCGGTGGTAGAATTCAGCATCAACCAATCAGATCGGGTTACTGCGGTATCGGATTATCTCAAAAACAAAACCATTGAAGCCTTCGGAATAGAAAGGCAGATCGATGTGATCCCAAACTTTGTAGATCTGAGTCGCTTCAAACCCTCGACAGACTCCTTCCTCAAAAGACAGTTTACCTGCGAGGGCGAAAAACTGATCTGTCACATATCCAATTTCAGGAAGGTAAAGCGGATCGAAGACATCGTGCGCTGCTTTTATAAAGTTCAAAAAACCCTTCCGGCCAAACTCATGCTGGTGGGAGATGGACCGGAGCGCAGCAGACTTGAGGATTTGGTCCGCGAACTGGACATCGGACCAAAGGTTTTTTTTCTGGGTCGTCAGGACGCTGTGGAAGATATCCTGGCCATCTCCGATTTGTTTATGCTCACTTCCGACCATGAGAGTTTTGGTCTTTCTGCGCTCGAAGCCATGGCATGTGGGGTTCCGGTTATCAGCTCAGATGCAGGAGGACTCAAAGAAGTCAATATCCACGGCTATTCCGGCTACTCCTATCCCATCGGTGACGTTGAAAATATGTGTATGGGTGCGGTGGATATCCTTTCAGACGCTGAGAAACACAAGGAATTCAAGTCAAACGCCCTTCAGAGAGCCTCAGATTTTGAAATATCAAAAATTCTACCGATGTACGAGAGCTTATATCAAGACGCGATCCGGTAA
- a CDS encoding T9SS type A sorting domain-containing protein yields MNKYFFIFLSYFSATMLNGQTHWELVSDSSFNEIQDFVLTKKGELAVSIKGNDLIFQTNIFNHPIDWVRLPKVSTKFFRYDLNPINLFLDFSDTLIALRGAIPYRYDNTRFFIDSIGRLDTNYSTISISYLMKYNLNGDLFGELNGSIIQYKDKWKNDRSYTVFNSNTGIINYFPFSQDNNYALIYNANGDGYSVVKYNTATSVTRKVFETNTPMDYRDLTVTSDGHIFAGTSLGLYHSYNDGQDFELCLVDSVLGHTSTTRVCQTKSGNAVLVKLSSGFFASYDKGKTWKKLYLFGMSLIDYPFTVWEKVEIIDTAHAAILIRNGCFSSGVFLLTPNSIGWIKINPPSFKLDAYDLFKNLENRLFIQENQCKWIFSDSEGKEWKSLECNGHQITKLHRDRKDQLYCFFPDGLEKQVLYKSKDNGESWDTNHIFPGRLLSFSSFNDGSILLLTGLPDNGSINPYMIYYSSDYGQNWQLRNNYFAPPKDVSKVLKGPDGTFYAFLSGTREVMKSSDLGQNWQVDQRFSNISNLNSPFFDERSYFVFIGNVSGVHGIYRSLDLVNFDYISTGLSVAQGIYSIAPGVLVASFSKDGMYITYDYGINWTNITGDLEFDIENRSYRVNSILVDQQGKVFLARAYDGIHRTLSSVVNTMDVSQEEGRLFHFHPNPTEDFVNIQYNDMELGSILRLELTNSVGKILHLQNDIGPSNRLDLSQMQAGIYYLSARTKEGRIQTKKIIKY; encoded by the coding sequence ATGAATAAATATTTTTTTATTTTTTTATCCTATTTTTCAGCTACAATGCTCAATGGACAAACCCATTGGGAACTTGTCTCAGACAGTTCTTTTAATGAAATACAGGATTTTGTATTGACAAAAAAAGGAGAATTAGCTGTTTCAATTAAAGGGAATGATTTAATTTTTCAAACTAATATCTTTAATCATCCAATTGATTGGGTTCGGTTGCCTAAGGTATCTACAAAATTCTTTAGGTACGATTTAAATCCAATCAATTTGTTCTTAGATTTTAGTGATACCTTAATTGCTTTGAGAGGAGCCATTCCTTATCGTTATGATAATACCAGATTTTTTATTGACAGTATTGGCAGATTGGATACAAATTATTCAACTATATCTATTAGTTATTTAATGAAATATAATCTAAATGGAGATTTATTTGGTGAATTAAATGGTTCAATTATTCAATATAAGGACAAATGGAAAAATGATAGATCATATACTGTATTCAATTCAAATACTGGAATTATTAATTATTTTCCATTTAGTCAGGATAATAATTATGCTCTAATTTATAATGCCAATGGAGATGGTTATAGCGTAGTAAAATATAACACTGCAACATCTGTGACGCGAAAAGTATTTGAAACTAATACCCCTATGGATTATAGAGATTTAACTGTAACATCTGATGGGCATATTTTTGCTGGTACGAGTTTAGGTCTTTATCATTCCTACAATGATGGGCAAGATTTTGAATTATGTCTAGTTGATTCAGTTCTAGGCCACACAAGTACTACCAGAGTTTGTCAGACAAAGTCAGGGAATGCCGTTCTTGTTAAGCTTTCTTCTGGTTTCTTTGCAAGCTACGATAAGGGCAAAACATGGAAGAAATTATATTTATTTGGTATGAGTTTGATTGATTATCCATTTACAGTGTGGGAAAAAGTAGAGATTATAGATACTGCTCACGCGGCAATTTTAATAAGAAATGGATGTTTTTCATCAGGTGTGTTTCTATTAACTCCAAACAGTATCGGATGGATAAAAATTAACCCTCCATCTTTTAAATTGGATGCCTATGATCTGTTTAAAAATTTGGAAAATAGATTGTTTATCCAGGAAAACCAATGCAAATGGATTTTTTCTGATAGTGAGGGAAAAGAATGGAAAAGTTTGGAATGCAATGGTCACCAAATAACAAAACTTCATAGGGATAGGAAAGATCAACTTTATTGCTTTTTCCCTGATGGTCTTGAGAAACAAGTCCTTTACAAATCAAAGGACAATGGTGAAAGTTGGGATACAAATCATATATTTCCAGGGAGACTATTAAGTTTTAGTAGTTTTAATGATGGATCAATTTTGCTTTTAACGGGTCTTCCTGATAATGGATCAATAAATCCATATATGATTTATTACAGCTCAGATTATGGACAGAATTGGCAACTCCGCAACAATTATTTTGCACCACCAAAGGATGTATCCAAAGTTTTAAAAGGTCCTGATGGAACATTTTACGCCTTCCTTTCCGGAACAAGAGAAGTGATGAAGTCCTCAGACCTTGGACAAAACTGGCAAGTGGACCAAAGATTTAGTAATATCAGCAATCTCAATTCTCCATTTTTTGATGAGCGCAGTTATTTTGTTTTTATAGGAAATGTATCAGGAGTTCATGGCATATACCGAAGCCTGGATTTAGTGAATTTTGATTACATAAGTACAGGGCTCTCGGTGGCACAAGGGATATATAGTATTGCACCCGGAGTTCTGGTGGCTTCCTTTAGCAAGGATGGGATGTATATCACTTATGATTACGGAATAAACTGGACCAATATTACAGGAGATCTTGAGTTTGACATTGAGAACAGAAGTTATAGGGTCAATTCAATTTTAGTGGATCAGCAAGGTAAGGTTTTTCTTGCAAGAGCCTACGATGGAATTCACCGGACACTTTCTTCCGTTGTAAATACCATGGATGTTTCACAAGAGGAAGGACGATTGTTTCATTTTCATCCTAACCCCACAGAAGACTTTGTCAATATCCAATATAATGATATGGAGCTTGGGTCCATCTTGCGTTTGGAACTGACGAATTCTGTTGGCAAAATATTACACCTACAAAATGATATTGGCCCTTCTAACAGGTTGGATCTGAGCCAGATGCAAGCCGGCATTTACTATCTTTCAGCAAGAACCAAGGAGGGCAGAATACAGACAAAAAAAATCATCAAATATTAA
- a CDS encoding T9SS type A sorting domain-containing protein, whose amino-acid sequence MKNKHFFSIFFFGFFCLNTFYLKAVNDLTVADPRGSKSGKGSIDSASLIIRPKGVFFEHSLYLNFSGKSLNFQTKDTFEIVLKFDLPENAIVTDSWLWLNDQVILKGKLLDVWSAINIYENIVRRNRDPSLLRRLSATQYELRIFPMAGTEDRKVKITYLLPATLSEDLMSRTISIPFLQVSKVPLKEINLVYFPTEKHLEPSISLAGAAFENLWENTDSVNGKFYYKPVPIKEAINGFKLNVLMDKAYPSFYSTFYNGKDHYYQLGVRMSSILDLVQNKKILVIFDYFSSFANPKDEVLLNLEESLLKQVSDQNQIGFIFIRDLQVEQIFPNWAVASPENIRTGIAQLKSRAGNSGSPIQLLNQGLEILKSQQGPANILMVTSGDNYSDWQTVNTIIQTLTDKGISQYPINIADINIRTTACYNLGGRTYCNNQYLLQNLSNLTKGSYSKIGGSNTLQTVILSETERAKGTILHLDFYTKSEEGICINRFYNKPLSEVTYSDMVLQFGKFIGKPPFSVEISGLLDNHFFNNRITIPEDHVLPGDKATQQAWSSFHIKELEKLNSNSAISNIIYSSQESNVLSQYTAFLCLEDSSYFCLNCVDDTKVISDVSDDIFRDSIEIIALPNPFSEKIQIILRNIGNENQDQCVVSLTDMNGRFLKKLTEVSRQNNELKFEWLPEANFPPGIYYCVIQTDKFRKSIKLVRF is encoded by the coding sequence ATGAAAAACAAGCACTTCTTTTCAATTTTTTTCTTCGGTTTCTTTTGCCTAAATACATTTTACTTAAAAGCCGTTAACGATCTCACCGTTGCAGACCCCAGGGGTTCAAAGAGTGGGAAGGGATCTATAGATTCAGCCAGCCTGATCATACGTCCAAAGGGAGTTTTTTTTGAACATTCTCTCTATCTCAATTTTTCAGGAAAGTCTCTTAACTTTCAAACGAAAGATACTTTTGAAATTGTCTTGAAATTTGATTTGCCAGAAAATGCCATCGTGACAGATTCCTGGCTTTGGCTAAACGATCAGGTCATTTTAAAAGGAAAACTATTGGATGTCTGGAGCGCGATCAATATTTATGAAAATATAGTTAGAAGAAATAGGGATCCGTCGTTGCTAAGACGATTGAGTGCCACCCAATATGAACTTAGAATTTTTCCAATGGCGGGAACGGAAGACAGGAAAGTGAAAATTACTTATTTATTGCCGGCCACTCTTTCTGAAGATCTGATGAGCAGGACCATTTCCATCCCATTCCTTCAGGTTTCTAAAGTCCCATTGAAAGAAATCAATTTGGTTTATTTCCCCACAGAAAAACATCTTGAACCAAGCATTTCACTAGCAGGGGCCGCTTTTGAAAATTTATGGGAAAATACTGACTCTGTCAACGGCAAGTTTTATTATAAACCTGTACCTATCAAAGAGGCCATCAATGGATTTAAATTAAATGTATTAATGGATAAAGCATATCCCAGTTTTTATTCAACTTTTTACAATGGCAAAGATCATTATTATCAACTTGGGGTGAGGATGAGTTCAATATTGGATCTGGTACAGAATAAAAAGATATTGGTGATTTTCGATTATTTTTCAAGCTTCGCAAATCCAAAGGATGAGGTCCTTTTAAATTTAGAGGAATCCTTACTAAAACAAGTCAGTGATCAAAATCAGATTGGTTTTATTTTTATTCGCGACTTGCAGGTGGAACAAATTTTTCCGAATTGGGCGGTTGCTTCTCCGGAAAATATTAGGACAGGCATTGCCCAATTAAAATCCAGAGCAGGGAATTCCGGATCTCCGATCCAACTTCTCAACCAGGGTCTTGAGATATTAAAATCTCAACAAGGTCCTGCCAATATTTTGATGGTCACTTCCGGTGATAATTATTCGGATTGGCAAACAGTCAATACGATCATCCAAACACTGACTGACAAAGGCATTTCTCAATATCCAATCAATATTGCAGACATCAACATCCGAACTACCGCCTGCTATAATCTCGGTGGAAGGACGTATTGTAACAATCAGTATTTATTGCAAAATTTGTCAAACCTTACAAAAGGGTCTTACTCAAAAATTGGTGGAAGCAACACACTTCAGACGGTAATACTTTCAGAAACAGAAAGGGCTAAAGGCACCATTCTTCATTTGGATTTTTATACCAAGTCGGAAGAAGGTATTTGCATCAACAGGTTTTACAACAAACCATTGAGCGAAGTGACTTATAGCGACATGGTATTGCAATTTGGGAAATTTATTGGAAAACCACCTTTTAGTGTTGAGATATCCGGATTGTTGGACAACCATTTTTTTAACAATAGGATCACGATACCGGAAGATCATGTTCTGCCCGGCGACAAAGCCACTCAACAGGCCTGGAGTTCTTTCCATATAAAAGAACTGGAAAAACTGAATTCAAACAGTGCAATCAGTAATATCATTTATTCCAGCCAGGAAAGCAATGTGCTTTCACAGTACACCGCATTTTTATGTTTGGAGGACAGCAGTTATTTTTGCCTCAACTGCGTGGATGATACCAAAGTGATCTCAGATGTGAGTGACGACATTTTCAGGGACAGTATCGAGATCATCGCGCTCCCCAATCCGTTTTCTGAGAAAATTCAAATCATACTAAGAAACATTGGCAATGAAAATCAAGATCAGTGCGTGGTCAGCTTAACAGATATGAATGGTCGCTTCTTAAAAAAATTGACAGAAGTCTCACGTCAAAATAATGAGTTAAAATTTGAATGGTTACCGGAGGCGAACTTTCCACCAGGTATCTATTACTGTGTAATTCAAACAGATAAATTTAGGAAATCGATTAAGCTGGTTCGATTTTAG
- a CDS encoding acyl-CoA dehydrogenase family protein: MANRSDLYEGHDYYAVDELLSEEHLMARSAVREWVKQEVSPIIEEYSNKATCPTHLFKGLAEIGAFGPSIPTEYGGGGMDETAYGIIMQELERGDSGIRSMASVQGSLVMYPIFKYASEEQKRKYLPKLGNGDFIGCFGLTEPDFGSNPAGMVTNVKDDGDAYILNGAKMWITNSPVADLAVVWAKNEAGEILGMVVEKDSKGFSAPEMHGKWSLRASVTGELIFEDVRVPKSQVFPNIKGLKGPLSCLSKARYGIAWGAIGAGMDCYDTALRYSKERIQFGRPLAGFQLTQKKLAEMITELTKAQLLAWRLGALANKGAATPAQISMAKRNNVFTALSVARESRQILGGMGIMNEFPIMRHMMNLETVLTYEGTHDIHLLITGMDVTGINAFE, translated from the coding sequence ATGGCAAACCGCTCTGATCTGTACGAAGGACACGATTATTATGCAGTGGACGAATTGCTCAGTGAAGAGCATCTGATGGCCAGATCTGCCGTCCGGGAATGGGTCAAACAGGAAGTCAGTCCCATCATCGAAGAATATTCTAACAAGGCAACTTGTCCCACCCATCTATTCAAAGGGCTGGCGGAGATCGGCGCCTTTGGTCCCAGCATCCCTACTGAATATGGTGGTGGCGGGATGGATGAAACTGCCTATGGAATCATCATGCAGGAGCTCGAAAGAGGTGACAGCGGCATCCGCTCCATGGCCTCTGTGCAAGGTTCTCTGGTGATGTACCCCATTTTTAAATACGCCTCAGAAGAACAAAAAAGGAAATACCTCCCCAAACTCGGCAATGGTGATTTTATCGGTTGTTTTGGCCTGACAGAACCCGATTTTGGCAGCAACCCTGCGGGCATGGTCACCAATGTCAAAGACGACGGTGACGCTTATATACTTAATGGAGCCAAAATGTGGATCACCAACTCTCCGGTAGCGGATCTTGCGGTGGTATGGGCCAAAAACGAGGCCGGAGAAATCCTCGGGATGGTGGTCGAAAAAGACAGCAAGGGATTTTCAGCACCCGAGATGCACGGCAAATGGTCGCTCAGGGCTTCTGTCACCGGAGAACTCATCTTCGAAGACGTGCGTGTGCCCAAATCTCAGGTTTTTCCAAATATCAAAGGGCTTAAGGGACCACTCTCCTGTCTATCGAAAGCTCGCTATGGCATCGCCTGGGGAGCCATCGGGGCAGGTATGGATTGTTATGACACGGCCCTGCGCTACAGCAAAGAGAGAATCCAGTTTGGCAGACCTTTGGCAGGCTTCCAGCTGACCCAGAAAAAACTGGCCGAGATGATCACCGAACTCACCAAAGCCCAGCTTTTGGCCTGGAGATTAGGCGCTTTGGCCAATAAAGGAGCTGCCACACCGGCTCAGATTTCCATGGCCAAAAGAAACAATGTCTTCACCGCGCTCAGCGTCGCCAGAGAGTCCCGCCAGATCCTGGGAGGAATGGGCATCATGAACGAGTTTCCCATTATGCGTCACATGATGAATCTGGAAACCGTGCTCACCTACGAAGGCACCCACGACATCCACCTGCTGATCACCGGCATGGATGTGACCGGGATCAATGCTTTTGAGTAA
- the nadA gene encoding quinolinate synthase NadA: MQSTVTDHLNLGYLDIEVDPTLDLVAEINQLKQEKNAVVLAHYYQESDIQDIADFVGDSLQLSQEAARTKADMIAFAGVHFMAETAKILSPGKKVVIPDLKAGCSLSDSCPAPLFAKFKEKYPDHVVVSYVNCTAELKTLTDICCTSSNAVHIINSIPLDRKIIFAPDKNLGAYLIKKTGRDMVLWNGACMVHEIFSREKIAKLKHQHPEAKIIAHPECEEPVLALAEYIGSTSGLLKFVQTDPAPAFIVATEAGILHQMAKACPEKTFIPAPPNNLCACNECPHMKRNTLEKLYLCMKYEQPEVKLSERVIREARASIDRMLEISERAGLR, encoded by the coding sequence ATGCAATCCACTGTAACAGATCATTTGAACTTAGGATATTTGGACATTGAGGTAGATCCGACATTGGATTTAGTGGCCGAAATCAATCAGCTAAAGCAAGAAAAAAACGCAGTTGTCCTCGCGCATTATTATCAGGAATCGGACATTCAGGACATCGCCGATTTTGTTGGAGACAGCCTGCAGTTGTCTCAGGAGGCAGCCCGGACGAAAGCAGATATGATTGCATTTGCGGGAGTCCATTTTATGGCTGAAACCGCCAAAATCTTATCCCCCGGAAAAAAAGTGGTGATCCCGGATCTCAAGGCCGGTTGTTCTCTTTCTGATTCCTGTCCGGCGCCTTTGTTTGCAAAATTTAAAGAGAAATATCCCGATCATGTCGTCGTCAGTTATGTCAACTGCACCGCGGAATTAAAAACGCTCACGGACATTTGCTGTACTTCCTCCAACGCAGTTCACATCATTAACAGCATCCCTTTGGATCGAAAAATCATTTTTGCTCCCGATAAAAACCTGGGAGCATATTTGATAAAAAAAACCGGAAGGGATATGGTTTTGTGGAATGGAGCCTGCATGGTCCATGAAATATTTTCCAGGGAAAAAATTGCAAAATTGAAGCACCAACATCCTGAGGCAAAAATTATCGCGCATCCGGAATGTGAAGAACCGGTGCTTGCTTTGGCCGAGTACATCGGCTCCACCAGCGGGCTACTTAAATTCGTCCAGACAGATCCGGCTCCCGCATTTATTGTGGCCACAGAAGCCGGAATCCTCCATCAGATGGCCAAGGCCTGTCCGGAAAAAACTTTTATCCCAGCGCCTCCCAACAACCTCTGTGCATGCAACGAGTGTCCTCACATGAAGCGCAACACCCTGGAAAAACTCTATCTCTGTATGAAATACGAGCAACCCGAAGTCAAACTATCAGAAAGGGTGATCAGGGAAGCCCGAGCCTCCATCGACAGGATGCTGGAGATTAGTGAAAGGGCGGGCTTGAGGTAA